From the Nitrospinota bacterium genome, one window contains:
- a CDS encoding PD-(D/E)XK nuclease family protein, translating to MNRTITYSLSEDLIKNIADLLYEEFFKKGKDLHRIACVFGGKRPALFLRRELSKRIEKSFISPRFFSIDEFMDYIISQNSTLKLIAELDACYLIYKLSKKSAPDILKGRESFNQFLPWAKEIVTFIEQIDLEGIEEESLKSIQKSSEIGYEIPENINVLLQHIIKIRKAYHKSLNKEKSYSRGLIYLQAAKTVNKKTFLEFDTILFCNFYYLHKTELAVIRDILRREKGILIFQGSEDDWSVLEKDAEKLHISIKPEQKREENYNLNLYEGFDMHSQVSLVREIMKEISKKEDTVIVLPRPELVVPLLSEISSSLDEFNVSMGYPIKRSSIYALFDLLFRVQKSRKDSKYYARDYIDLLKHPLVKNLKLGSDPAITRVLVHKIEELLLGSEKTKIGGSLFLELSKIENEEEIYQLASQTLKHMEINIGTFEAEKVFKQLHKLLFFDWEDIRDFKGFAEKLSILLDTLVERSMVWKFPFNLKVILKLYSIKEELEGLSFSEEQFEQREIWEIFKQKLEGEMVSFEGSPLRGTQVLGLFETRSLNFENVIVMDMNESILPKLKIYEPLIPREVMLSLGLNRLEKEEEIQHYHFMRLISNAQNVHLIYEENREKEKSRFIEELLWNRQKELNRMEALEIPKASFKMDVSPKESSVEKTEETIDFLKKATYSSSRLNTYMNCPLKFYFQYVLGLEEREDLLEGPEVKHIGKFIHELLKETFQPFIKKRPLIDEGFKKYFFKTMEKEFEEKIERRMKSDSFLLKGIIKARLKKFLEREEERDVSKILSLEEKLLGAIKLNSEPINFIYIVDRIDEFDKNRLVIIDYKTGGSDLVPKKLKTLDGMEMTRESIRENIKSFQLPLYYHFTSKDFPEADINAELYNIKTLKREAFIRDEDLDNKERIMEICLEAMNHIFKEIFDPNLPFSPDRDERKCQYCSFPLLCK from the coding sequence CATCTATAAGCTTTCGAAAAAGTCTGCGCCGGATATCTTAAAGGGAAGGGAATCTTTCAATCAATTTCTTCCCTGGGCAAAGGAGATTGTTACCTTTATTGAGCAGATTGATCTAGAGGGGATTGAAGAAGAATCGCTAAAGAGTATCCAGAAGAGCTCAGAGATCGGGTATGAGATTCCTGAAAATATCAACGTGTTATTGCAGCACATCATCAAAATCCGCAAAGCCTATCATAAATCTTTAAACAAGGAAAAGAGCTATTCTCGGGGATTAATCTATCTCCAGGCAGCAAAGACGGTAAATAAAAAAACTTTTTTGGAGTTTGATACCATTCTCTTTTGCAACTTCTATTACCTGCACAAGACCGAGCTGGCTGTTATCAGAGATATCTTAAGGCGCGAAAAAGGAATCCTCATTTTCCAGGGGAGCGAAGATGACTGGTCCGTCCTTGAGAAAGATGCAGAAAAACTCCATATCTCCATAAAACCAGAACAAAAAAGAGAAGAGAATTATAACCTCAATCTATACGAGGGGTTTGACATGCACTCGCAGGTCAGCTTGGTAAGGGAGATAATGAAAGAGATTAGCAAAAAAGAAGATACGGTGATTGTTCTGCCCAGGCCAGAGCTCGTTGTCCCTCTCCTCTCAGAGATATCCTCATCCCTGGATGAATTCAATGTATCCATGGGCTATCCAATAAAGCGAAGCTCGATCTATGCCCTGTTTGATCTGCTTTTTCGGGTTCAAAAAAGCAGAAAAGACAGCAAATACTACGCCAGAGATTATATCGATCTTCTCAAGCACCCTCTGGTGAAGAACTTAAAACTGGGAAGCGATCCCGCAATTACCCGTGTGCTCGTCCACAAAATTGAAGAGCTCCTTTTGGGAAGCGAAAAGACAAAAATCGGGGGGAGCCTCTTTTTAGAGCTTTCAAAAATCGAGAATGAAGAGGAAATCTATCAGCTTGCCAGCCAGACCCTCAAGCATATGGAGATCAATATCGGCACCTTTGAGGCTGAAAAGGTCTTCAAACAGCTCCATAAACTCCTCTTTTTTGATTGGGAAGATATCAGAGATTTTAAAGGGTTTGCTGAGAAGCTTTCGATTCTTCTCGATACCCTTGTGGAGAGAAGTATGGTCTGGAAATTTCCCTTTAATTTAAAGGTCATTTTGAAGCTCTACAGCATAAAAGAGGAGCTCGAGGGCCTCTCCTTTTCTGAGGAGCAATTTGAACAGAGAGAGATCTGGGAAATCTTCAAACAGAAGCTGGAGGGAGAGATGGTCTCCTTTGAAGGCTCACCCCTTCGGGGAACGCAAGTGTTAGGTCTTTTTGAGACCCGCTCCCTTAACTTTGAAAATGTCATTGTTATGGATATGAACGAATCAATTCTTCCCAAGCTCAAGATCTATGAACCCCTTATCCCTCGCGAGGTCATGCTGAGCCTCGGGCTCAACCGTCTTGAAAAGGAAGAGGAGATCCAGCACTATCATTTTATGCGGCTTATCTCCAATGCACAAAATGTCCACCTTATCTATGAAGAAAACCGGGAAAAGGAAAAAAGCCGATTCATTGAAGAGCTTCTCTGGAATCGGCAGAAGGAGCTGAACAGAATGGAGGCTTTGGAGATTCCAAAAGCAAGTTTTAAGATGGATGTTTCTCCAAAAGAGAGCTCTGTTGAAAAAACAGAGGAAACAATCGATTTCTTAAAAAAAGCGACCTATTCCTCAAGCCGGCTGAACACCTATATGAATTGCCCTTTAAAATTTTATTTTCAGTATGTTCTGGGATTAGAGGAAAGGGAGGACTTGCTGGAAGGCCCGGAAGTAAAGCATATTGGAAAGTTTATCCACGAGCTTCTGAAAGAGACCTTTCAACCCTTCATCAAAAAGAGGCCTTTGATTGACGAGGGGTTTAAAAAATACTTTTTCAAGACCATGGAAAAGGAGTTTGAGGAGAAAATCGAGCGCCGCATGAAGTCCGATTCCTTTTTATTAAAGGGGATTATCAAAGCCAGGCTGAAAAAATTTTTAGAGAGGGAAGAGGAGCGAGATGTTTCAAAGATTCTAAGCCTTGAAGAAAAGCTTCTGGGAGCGATAAAACTCAACAGTGAACCCATAAATTTTATCTATATTGTGGACAGGATTGATGAGTTTGATAAAAATCGCCTGGTGATTATCGATTACAAGACAGGCGGCTCTGACCTTGTGCCGAAAAAGCTCAAAACCCTTGATGGAATGGAGATGACAAGAGAATCGATAAGAGAAAACATAAAGTCATTCCAGCTTCCCCTCTATTATCACTTTACCTCAAAAGACTTCCCCGAGGCAGATATCAATGCAGAGCTCTATAACATCAAAACCTTAAAGCGAGAGGCCTTTATCAGAGATGAGGATTTAGATAATAAAGAAAGGATCATGGAGATATGCCTTGAGGCCATGAATCATATCTTCAAAGAGATATTTGACCCGAATCTTCCCTTTTCTCCGGATAGGGATGAGAGGAAATGCCAGTATTGTTCGTTTCCTTTGCTTTGTAAATAA